Below is a genomic region from Legionella adelaidensis.
CAGACTGTTGCTCGTCAGTAAATTCTAAACCAGCTTCCTGCAACTGGTTCAATAAACGCTCGACCGGAATACCGACAACTTGAGCTAATTGTTTAACCGTCACATCCGCCATAGTATTAATCCTCATTCAGCGTTAAACTGAAAATGCTTATTAAATATATAAAATATTTTGCAAATTATGCTTTATCTGACTGAAACCAAGGTTCACGTGCTTTCATAATAAGAGCACCCGCTTTATCCGCAGTCATTCCTTCAATCTCTAATAACTCGTCAATTGATTGTTCAGCCAAATCGTCTAATGTTACGATACCTTTTGCACCTAACTTTCTAGCCAGTTCTGGAGTCATGCCTTCCATGTTCATTAACTCTTCGGTAGGGGTTCCACCTTGTTCCGAAGTAAGTGCCTGTGTCAATAAAGTATCATTTGCTCGATTTCGTAATTCTTCGACTATATCTTCATCAAACTCTTCTATCGCCATTAACTCATCTTTAGGCACATAGGCAATTTCCTCCAGAGAAGAAAAACCGTTTGCTACTAATAATTGGGCAATCTCCTCATCAATTTCTAATGCAGAAGTAAATAACTTTATGGTTTTAGTTGATTCTTCCTGGCTTTTGCCCTCAAAATCTTCAATAGTCATTACATTGAGAGTCCATCCAGTAAGCTGGCTGGCTAAACGAACGTTTTGGCCGTTTCTTCCAATAGCTTGCGACAATTGCTCTTTTTGCACTGCCAAATCCATAGTATGTGAATCTTCATCAACCACGATAGATGAAATTTCTGCAGGAGCCATGGCATTAATTACTAATTGCGCTGGATTGTCATCCCAAAGAATAATGTCTACGCGTTCGCCGCCCAACTCGTTAGAGACTGCTTGTACGCGAGCACCACGCATTCCCACGCAAGCGCCAATAGGATCAATGCGGCCGTCATTCGTTTTAACAGCAATTTTTGCACGGTTTCCAGGTTCGCGCGCAGCTGCCTTTATTTCAATAACGTTTTCACCAATTTCAGGCACCTCTATGCGAAATAGCTCAATTAGCATTTCTTTTCGCACACGACTTACTAACATTTGTGGACCACGCGGTTGTTCAGAAATTTCATATAGATAAGCTTTAACTCTATCATTCGGTCGAAACATCTCTTGTGGGAGCATTTCCGTACGCGGTAAAAATGCTTCTGCCTTTCCACCCAAATCAATAATGATATTATCTTTCGTTACTTTCTTTACCGTACCATAAATAATTTGACCAAATTTATTCTTGTATTGATCAATAACTTGTCTGCGCTCCGCTTCACGGACTTTTTGCATTATCACCTGGCGTGCAGTTTGGGCAGCAATACGGCCAAATCCGATAGAAGGCATTGGCTCTTCAACGCGATCGCCGACTTCAACATCTGCCTTTTTAGTTTTTGCATCTTCTAATCGTATTTGCCGATCTGGAAACTCCAACTCTTCGTCATCGCCAATAACATCCCAATAGCGAAAAGTTTCATATTCTCCAGTACGGTGACTTAATTTAACTCGTACTCCTAAATCTATACCGGATAATTTACGTGTAGCTGACTCCAATGCTGCTTGAATTGCATCTAATACTACTTCTTTGCTTACACCTTTTTCGTTTGATAATGCCTCAGCAACTAATAACAATTCTTTGCTCATCGTTCGCCTCACTAGCCAGTCAAATTAGCTTTTACAATATTAGAAAATAAAAATTCTTGCTGCTCATTGTTTACTTTCAAGGTTAGTTTATCCTCATCAGCTGCAGCAATGAGCCCGGTTATCTTTCTTTTACCGCCTACAGGTTTATACAATTTAATATTAACTTCTTGCCCCAGGTACTCACGAAATTGCCAATTATAAAATAAAGGTTTAGGGATCCCTGGTGAAGATACTTCAAGACTATAATTCCCTGGAATAGGATCTTCTACATCCAATATCGCACTTACTTGTTTACTAACCTTTTCACAATCTTCTAACTGGATACCTTCAGGTTTATCAATATAAATTCTTAGCAGAGAATGCTTACCCTGAGCAAGATATTCACAACCCCAAAGGGTATATCCCATATTTTCAATGGTAGGTTCTATAAGTGCTTCAATTTCGTCTTGTATCATTGCCTACTCACCACAATCTAAAATTTTGGGAAAAAGTCAGACTTGAGTGCGCCAAATATGGCTCTTCCGCATATTTTACATAATAAAAAACCCCATAAATGGGGTTTTAAATAAATAATTGGTAGCGGGGGCAGGATTTGAACCTACGACCTTCGGGTTATGAGCCCGACGAGCTACCAGGCTGCTCCACCCCGCATCAACTGAGGGCAATTATACGCATGCGCTTTCTATATAGCAAGCTATTTACAAAATTTAGTATATGACAGCTTTTTATCTAAAAGCATTCATACAGGCAGCAATTAATGCCCCTGGAAATATCCCTAATAATAATAGTGAAAGCGAGTTAAGTGAGAAAATAACTTTAGCAGGACCTGTTAAATTAACAGCAGTATTATCCACGGGCTCCTCAAAATACATCACTTTGATTATACGAATATAATAAAAAGCCCCTATAACTGCAAAGAACAGGCCTAAAACAGCGACCCAAGTCATTTGTACATCCACGAGTGCTTTTAAAACTAATAATTTAGTGAAAAACCCTACTGTAGGAGGAACACCGGCCATTGAAAATAATACAATCATCATTAAAAATGCTAGCCAAGGACTACGCTTATTTAATCCTCTTAAATCTTCTATAAATTCAACTTCATATCCGGATTTTGACATCAATACGATGAGACCAAAAGCACAAGTAGTCATTACTGCATATACCAGCACATAATATAATGCAGCGCCGTACCCTGCGGCATTAGCAGCCAAAATACCAAAGAGTGCGTATCCCATGTGCGAGATGGCTGAGTATGCGAATAAGCGCTTGAGGTTAGTCTGTACTATAGCTAATAAATTACCAATAGCTGTGGACAATAGCGCCATAACTAATAGTAATTGCTGCCATTGCGCAGTAACATCGACCAAGCCCAAAGTCAGTAATCGAAACGCCATTCCTACAGCCGCAATTTTTGGTGCGGTACTTAACAAAAGCGTTACGGAAGTAGGCGCCCCTTCGTATACGTCGGGTGCCCACATATGAAAAGGTATAGTGGCCATTTTAAAACCGATTCCAGCCACAACAAAAACCAAGGCAAAAGACAGCATGCCTTTGTTAGAGTTTGTACTGTTTATCGCCGTTGCAACTGCTTGGAGATCTAACTTGCCCGTAGCACCATAAACTAATGAAAGACCATATAACAATAAACCAGATGCGATAGCTCCCATAACAAAGTATTTGAGTGCAGCTTCTGTAGAGTCACTGTTGGTCCGCCGAATTGCAGCCATTGCATATAGTGGTAAGGAAAGTAATTCCAAGCCTAAATAAATAGTTAACAAGGAGTGCGCAGAAACTAGAACCATCATCCCTAACGTAGAAAATAACCCTAAAACGTAATAATCCCCGGTGGCCATTTGTCTTTCTTCAATATAGTCTCGGGAATAATAAAAGCTGAGTAACACTGAGATATAAATAAAAATTTTCATTAAATGGCCCATATCATCACTAATAAATAAGCCATTAAAAAGTAAAACATTAAATTGGTTTAAATATAAAAAGCTGACTGAACCAGCTAGAATCAATCCTATTGCCGCACAATAAAAAGTAATCGAATTAATGCGATGTCGCAGAAATAGCTCCGCCAGGAGCGCAACGCAGGCAGTCACCAAAATAATTATTTCAGGCAGCGCGAGGTGTATATTTTCAATTAATCCAGTCATAGTAGTTAACCTAAAGAAGATGTTCTAATTTACAATTTGGACTTATCAGCCTGAGTTAATGTGTAACTCACTGTATGATGCACATAATCGAGCATGGGCTTAGGATAAACTCCCATTGCAATTACCATAATAGCCAGCAATGCATACGCGCTAATTTCAAAACCCGTAATATCTCTTAGTTTGGCAACTTTTTCATTTGCAACAGGCCCGAAGATAACCCTTTTATACATCCACAACGTATAAGCGGCGCCAATAATTAAAGTGGTTGCAGCCCAAAAGGCTATCCAAAAGCCAGCTTTTATACTTCCTAAAATTACCATAAACTCCCCAACAAATCCGGAAGTACCAGGAAGTCCAGCATTTGCCATAGCGAAAAGCATGAAGAATGAGGCAAATATAGGCATCGTATTTACCAAGCCCCCAAAGTCCTTAATTTGTCTGGTATGCATACGATCATAAATAAAACCCACCCCCGCAAACATAGCGCTTGAGACAAAGGCATGTGAAATCATTACTACAATAGCGCCTTCCAGTACCAATCCAGCACTGCGAAGATTGGAGTAATCAGCAATTGCAAAAATGGCAAAACAGCCCAGGGTGACAAAGCCCATGTGTGAAATAGAAGAATAGGCAATTAATTTTTTCATGTCCTGCTGAATGATTGCAATAAGACCTATATATACAACTGCAATTAATGAAAGAGCTATCATGAGGGGAGCATAGTGATTACAAGCATCGGGAACGATAGGCAAAGCAAACCGGATAAAACCATAAGCACCTAACTTTAACAAAATAGCAGCTAGTACAATAGACCCACCTGCTGGTGCTTCAGTATGCGCGTCGGGCAACCAGGTATGGACAGGAAACATAGGAATTTTAATTGCAAATCCCAGGAAGAATGCAACAAAAATCAAGGATTGTGCCGTCATGCCCAATTTTACCGCATATAAATTTTCAATATTAAATGAGCCTGCGTGATACCCAAGGTACAGAAAAGAGGCAAGCATTAATACGGATCCTAAAAAGGTATACAAGAAAAATTTAATTGCAGCATATATACGATTATCAGACCCCCAAATCCCTATGATTAAATACATAGGAATAAGTGTGGCCTCCCAGAATATATAAAAAACAATGGCATCTAATGAAGAGAAGACCCCAACCAGCAAGCCTTGCATGATTAAAAAAGCGGACATATATTGTCCCACTCTTTTAGTAATGCTATTCCAAGTCGCCAGAATCACAATTAAATTGGTAAA
It encodes:
- the nusA gene encoding transcription termination factor NusA translates to MSKELLLVAEALSNEKGVSKEVVLDAIQAALESATRKLSGIDLGVRVKLSHRTGEYETFRYWDVIGDDEELEFPDRQIRLEDAKTKKADVEVGDRVEEPMPSIGFGRIAAQTARQVIMQKVREAERRQVIDQYKNKFGQIIYGTVKKVTKDNIIIDLGGKAEAFLPRTEMLPQEMFRPNDRVKAYLYEISEQPRGPQMLVSRVRKEMLIELFRIEVPEIGENVIEIKAAAREPGNRAKIAVKTNDGRIDPIGACVGMRGARVQAVSNELGGERVDIILWDDNPAQLVINAMAPAEISSIVVDEDSHTMDLAVQKEQLSQAIGRNGQNVRLASQLTGWTLNVMTIEDFEGKSQEESTKTIKLFTSALEIDEEIAQLLVANGFSSLEEIAYVPKDELMAIEEFDEDIVEELRNRANDTLLTQALTSEQGGTPTEELMNMEGMTPELARKLGAKGIVTLDDLAEQSIDELLEIEGMTADKAGALIMKAREPWFQSDKA
- the rimP gene encoding ribosome maturation factor RimP: MIQDEIEALIEPTIENMGYTLWGCEYLAQGKHSLLRIYIDKPEGIQLEDCEKVSKQVSAILDVEDPIPGNYSLEVSSPGIPKPLFYNWQFREYLGQEVNIKLYKPVGGKRKITGLIAAADEDKLTLKVNNEQQEFLFSNIVKANLTG
- the nuoN gene encoding NADH-quinone oxidoreductase subunit NuoN — translated: MTGLIENIHLALPEIIILVTACVALLAELFLRHRINSITFYCAAIGLILAGSVSFLYLNQFNVLLFNGLFISDDMGHLMKIFIYISVLLSFYYSRDYIEERQMATGDYYVLGLFSTLGMMVLVSAHSLLTIYLGLELLSLPLYAMAAIRRTNSDSTEAALKYFVMGAIASGLLLYGLSLVYGATGKLDLQAVATAINSTNSNKGMLSFALVFVVAGIGFKMATIPFHMWAPDVYEGAPTSVTLLLSTAPKIAAVGMAFRLLTLGLVDVTAQWQQLLLVMALLSTAIGNLLAIVQTNLKRLFAYSAISHMGYALFGILAANAAGYGAALYYVLVYAVMTTCAFGLIVLMSKSGYEVEFIEDLRGLNKRSPWLAFLMMIVLFSMAGVPPTVGFFTKLLVLKALVDVQMTWVAVLGLFFAVIGAFYYIRIIKVMYFEEPVDNTAVNLTGPAKVIFSLNSLSLLLLGIFPGALIAACMNAFR
- a CDS encoding NADH-quinone oxidoreductase subunit M, which encodes MYHLLNILIWLPIISGIFVFLTGDDSNPNISRYLSLFTVILTLLLCIPLLANFDLNTVSMQFIEDASWLPSLGIHYTLGVDGLALLLIVLSVFTNLIVILATWNSITKRVGQYMSAFLIMQGLLVGVFSSLDAIVFYIFWEATLIPMYLIIGIWGSDNRIYAAIKFFLYTFLGSVLMLASFLYLGYHAGSFNIENLYAVKLGMTAQSLIFVAFFLGFAIKIPMFPVHTWLPDAHTEAPAGGSIVLAAILLKLGAYGFIRFALPIVPDACNHYAPLMIALSLIAVVYIGLIAIIQQDMKKLIAYSSISHMGFVTLGCFAIFAIADYSNLRSAGLVLEGAIVVMISHAFVSSAMFAGVGFIYDRMHTRQIKDFGGLVNTMPIFASFFMLFAMANAGLPGTSGFVGEFMVILGSIKAGFWIAFWAATTLIIGAAYTLWMYKRVIFGPVANEKVAKLRDITGFEISAYALLAIMVIAMGVYPKPMLDYVHHTVSYTLTQADKSKL